A window of the Lagopus muta isolate bLagMut1 chromosome 1, bLagMut1 primary, whole genome shotgun sequence genome harbors these coding sequences:
- the NDUFB2 gene encoding NADH dehydrogenase [ubiquinone] 1 beta subcomplex subunit 2, mitochondrial yields MLASLGRSAGRLLRAGGGAAGRRHAGGDVHIEPRYRQFPELTRLQVVRSELLSGFMWFWILWHFWHSSDSVLGHFPYPDSSAWTNEELGIPPDDAE; encoded by the exons ATGCTGGCGTCGCTGGGGCGTTCGGCGGGACGGCTGCTGCgggccggcggcggcgcggccgggAGGCGGCA CGCGGGCGGCGACGTGCACATCGAGCCGCGATACAGGCAGTTCCCGGAGCTGACGCGGTTGCAGGTGGTGCGGAGCGAGCTGCTGAGCGGCTTCATGTGGTTCTGGATCCTGTGGCACTTCTGGCACAGCTCGGACAGCGTGCTG GGCCATTTCCCGTACCCCGACTCCTCGGCCTGGACGAATGAGGAGCTCGGCATCCCGCCCGACGACGCCGAGTAG